The Candidatus Saccharibacteria bacterium sequence TCCCAATAAAAAAGGACAACCATTGCAGGTTGTCTAGACTCTTCAAAGCAGGGATAAACCTAACTTCTAGCAACAGTTGCCCATTTCTAAAGTTAGGGGATAAATAGCCCTGCTGAATTGAAAAGTCTAGACGGGGTTATTATAGCATTCTGTTATCAAAAATGCATTAAGCTCTTAGAAATATGTGTCATTCTCTAGCCTCCTCGGGACTTGCGACAATGGCTCCTAGTGGAGTGGTCTGTGGTCAAGTAAAGCAACAAAAAAGCCCCGTTCTCGGTTCGGGGCTATAACTTGCTAGCGTATTGCTATCGTTTCTTTGCGCTGCCGTAAGGGCTTTGGTTGGTCGGCTTTAGACTAATGCCTAACTTCGACGCCTGGCTCTGCACTGAGCCGGGAGTGCGACCAAGCTTGAGACCCGCTACGCGCGTAGGCGTGTTGCCTTTTGCCAGCGACCGTAGTTGCTGGTTCTGGGCGGATGTCCAAGCTTTGCCGGAATTTTTAGGGGCTGCCATTTTGGCGAGACCTCCTTTCGGCGAGACCTAAATAAAAAAGCATGGTCGGTCTCACTGGCTTACTACCAGCGTGACCGAGCCACACTAATAGTAGGCTGTTTAGTCTCCACGCTTTTACTCGACTCCACCTCGATGGAGCATCTATATTATATAACACTTCTTATGCTTACGCACTATATTAAATGATATGCTTTTTATCTGCTTATGTGCTTGAGCTCATAGCCGCATCCTAATAGACATTGACAGAACACCCCTTAAAATGCTATTTTATTTAGGTGGCAAAGCTATGGGCCCATAGCTCAGCTGGTTAGAGCACCTGCCTTTTAAGCAGGGTGTCGTGAGTTCAAGTCTCACTGGGCCCTCCATAGAAAACGACTCATCGAAAGATGGGTCTTTTTCTATGGATTTGGATGTTCAAGATTTTAAGAGTACTATTTTAATATAAAATTAAGAAAAGGAGCGTTGAGTGTTTAGAAAGGTCGTTGTTATTGGGCTGCTGTTTATTATGGGTTTCAGTGTAGTAACTAATTCAGCTGAAGTCTACGCCCATCGTAGTGGATGCCATCGCTGGCATTCATGCCCGAGCGACTCGGGGAGCTATTCATGCGGAGACTGGGGTTATAGCAATTATTGCAGCGCACCTTCATACGTTTATCAACCGACCATTACGACAAAAAGTATTGTCTCAATGAAGAAAATATCACGCCCTGTAGAGACTCGATCAAACGATAATGAATACCCAGACTATAAGAGGATAATCAAAAAAGGATCAGATGGCACGTCTAGGTCGATCGTTGAGGTTACGTACACTGATTACGTTGAGACATATCGAACTGATCCTGCGGTGGAGGTTATTAAAAAACCTACGCCAAAAATAATTGAGCAGGGTACTCGCTTGAGACCGACAGGCTTTGTAACGGGTGTCGAGAAGGTGCAAGACGAAGGGTGGTTCGGATGGAATAAGGGCAAGTTCCATATCAAAGGCGATTACGTGGCCTCTAGCGAAATAACTCTCATTGTTAATGACAGGGTGGTAGATGTTACTAGAGTGAACGACGAGGGCCATTTCGGGTTTAAATATATAACAGTAAAAAATGAAGACAGAATTGCCATAGGGACGAATGATGGTAGAAGTTGGTTCTGGGAACCTCCCAAGACAACAAGGGTGTCTGAAAAGTATATTTTTAATGATGTTGATGTTAGTCTTTTGTCTGAGTACGATTCCATTCACGATAGTGTCAAGTAGGTTAGAATTTCGTCTCCATATCTGTTATAATAAAGAAAACATACCGACTTAAACCACGGAGATTCTTATGTCAGGACACAGTAAATGGTCAACCATCAAGCGAGAAAAGGGTGCTAAAGACGCCAAGCGTGGTGCTGTATTTACCAAAATCGGTAACTTAATTGCTATTGCGGCACGTAGTGGTACTGACCCTACTATGAACTCAGCGCTTGCCCTTGCAATCGAAAAAGCAAAACAGGCAAACATGCCAAATGCTAACATTCAGCGCGCAATCGATCGCGTGAGTGATAAAAACGCAGCCGTAATGGAAGAGGCGACTTACGAAGGTTATGGTCCGGGTGGTATTGGTATTATTGTAGAAGTCGCGACCGACAACAAGAACCGAACATACCCAGAAGTGCGGAGTGCGTTCACTAAAAACGGCGGAAGTATGGCAGAGCCAGGCAGTGTTGCATTTCAATTCACGCGCAAGGGTGTGATTAATGTTGCCGCAACTGGCGAAGACGCTCTTTTGACGATACTAGATGCTGGTGCGGAAGATGCTGTTGAAGAAGAGGGTGAAATTATTGTTTACACCGACCAAAAAGAACTTGCGAAGGTTCGTACGGCAATTATTGAAGCAGGGCTAGAGGTAAAAGGTGCGGAGCTGCAATATGTTCCGAACGCACAAGTACCAGTTGACGATCCTGAGGTTGCCAGAAAAGTATTGAAGCTTTTGGACGCACTAGACGATCACGACGATGTGATGAATGTGCACACAAATGCCGATATCATAGTTGAACTCAACGAATAGACTATACTTTATATATGAGAATAATCGGAATCGACCCGGGCACGGGAATACTGGGGTTTGGGGTTGTTGATTTTGTAAATGGCAAGGCTCGCATGGTAACGGCGGGGGTTATTACCACACCCGCGCATACGGCGCTAGATGTACGGCTAGAAGAGATTTTTGATGGCCTAACGGATATTATTGCCGAAACAAAGCCCGAGGTTATGTCGATAGAAAAGCTGTTTTTCTCGCAGAATGTTACGACGGCCATGAGCGTATCGCACGCGCGTGGCGTTGCTATGCTAACGGGGCGCAAGGCAAAGCTGCCGATTGCTGAATATACGCCACAGCAAATAAAACAAACGCTTACGGGCTATGGCAAGGCAGATAAAAAGCAGGTGCAAGAAATGGTCCGGATTCACCTGGGGTTAAAAGAAGTGCCAAAACCAGATGACTGCGCTGATGCGCTGGCGGCGGCTATTACGCATTCGATGATGAGCCGCGGGCAGTAGCTTTTTGTGTGATACGATAGAAATCTATACTGTTTGATTGAAAGGGGACGCGTGACCACAACCAGCCAACTAACTGAAAAGTGTGCGGTAGCAGGGGTGTGGGGTAGCGCAGTGGCAGCCGAAAAAACGCGGGATATGCTAGAGGCATTGCAGCACCGTGGGCAAGATGCAACGGGGGTTGTAACGCTAAATGGCGGCATGTCGCGTTATGTAGAGCTGGGGTTGGTGGCGGATGCGTATCCGCAGGCGGTGCTAGAAGAGTTGGTGGGTGATATTGCGATAGGACACAACCGCTACGCGACATCGAGCCATGCGCACGATTTGGAACATGTGCAGCCATTTGCCGATGAAGATGCGCAGTGGGCGCTGGCGCACAATGGGAATTTATCTGTAACAAAACCGCTGGTTGAGTTTTTGAACGAAAAGAACGTAGCTATAGATGATTTGAACGATTCGGGTATGATGCACGCGGCGATCGGCTGGTATTTACGTGCAGGGTCTAGTATGGAGGATGCAGTGGCAAAATCGTACCCGCTATTTGTGGGTGCTTTTTCGTGTGTGGCTATTTGTGAGGGCAAGTTGTTGGCGTTTCGCGACGGGCACGGAATACGCCCGCTTTCGTATGGCAAATTGCCGGGCGGCGGATATGCGGTTGCCTCGGAAACTCGCGCGCTTGATGCGCTGGGTGCGGTAGAACAAGCGGACATTGGGCCGGGCGAACTGCTGGTAGTAGATGAAAACGGCGCTCGAACTGTGGCGATAGTAGAACCAACGCCAAAGCTGGATATTTTTGAGCTTGTGTATTTTGCGCGTGGCGATAGCCGGCTGTGCGGCCGGGTGGTAGAAGATATACGGCGTGATTTTGGTGCGCAATTGGCGCGTGAATGTCCGGTAGAGGGTGAGGCGATTGTAGTGCCAGTGCCGCGTTCGGCCGTATCGGCAGCCGAGGGATATGCGCAGGTGAGCGGCCACGTATATGCCGATGGAATTGAGCGTGCAAACAGGCTGCGAACGTTTATTCGCCCCGATCAAGAATCGCGTAAAATGGCGGTTCGCCAGAAGCTTATTCCTAAACCCGAAGTACTGGGTGGTAAGCGCGTGGTGCTTATTGAAGACTCAATTGTACGCGGCACAACGCTGGGCGTATTGGTGGCAATGCTACGCGAGGCTGGTGCCAGCGAAGTGCATGTGCGAATTAGTTCGCCACCTGTTTTGTACCCCAACTTTTACGGAATCAACATGCCATCGCAATCGGAGCTAATTGCGCACGGGCGCACGGTAAATGATGTGTGCGAAAAGATAGGTGCTGATTCGCTTGGGTATCTTTCGGTAGAGGGAATGCTGCAGGCGACAGGGCAGCCCGCGGATACGTTCGATACCTCCGTTTTTACCGGTGAGTATCCAATAGATATTGGCGATCACCAAAACGAAAT is a genomic window containing:
- the ruvC gene encoding crossover junction endodeoxyribonuclease RuvC, with amino-acid sequence MRIIGIDPGTGILGFGVVDFVNGKARMVTAGVITTPAHTALDVRLEEIFDGLTDIIAETKPEVMSIEKLFFSQNVTTAMSVSHARGVAMLTGRKAKLPIAEYTPQQIKQTLTGYGKADKKQVQEMVRIHLGLKEVPKPDDCADALAAAITHSMMSRGQ
- a CDS encoding YebC/PmpR family DNA-binding transcriptional regulator, translated to MSGHSKWSTIKREKGAKDAKRGAVFTKIGNLIAIAARSGTDPTMNSALALAIEKAKQANMPNANIQRAIDRVSDKNAAVMEEATYEGYGPGGIGIIVEVATDNKNRTYPEVRSAFTKNGGSMAEPGSVAFQFTRKGVINVAATGEDALLTILDAGAEDAVEEEGEIIVYTDQKELAKVRTAIIEAGLEVKGAELQYVPNAQVPVDDPEVARKVLKLLDALDDHDDVMNVHTNADIIVELNE
- the purF gene encoding amidophosphoribosyltransferase, translated to MTTTSQLTEKCAVAGVWGSAVAAEKTRDMLEALQHRGQDATGVVTLNGGMSRYVELGLVADAYPQAVLEELVGDIAIGHNRYATSSHAHDLEHVQPFADEDAQWALAHNGNLSVTKPLVEFLNEKNVAIDDLNDSGMMHAAIGWYLRAGSSMEDAVAKSYPLFVGAFSCVAICEGKLLAFRDGHGIRPLSYGKLPGGGYAVASETRALDALGAVEQADIGPGELLVVDENGARTVAIVEPTPKLDIFELVYFARGDSRLCGRVVEDIRRDFGAQLARECPVEGEAIVVPVPRSAVSAAEGYAQVSGHVYADGIERANRLRTFIRPDQESRKMAVRQKLIPKPEVLGGKRVVLIEDSIVRGTTLGVLVAMLREAGASEVHVRISSPPVLYPNFYGINMPSQSELIAHGRTVNDVCEKIGADSLGYLSVEGMLQATGQPADTFDTSVFTGEYPIDIGDHQNEITR
- a CDS encoding G5 domain-containing protein produces the protein MKKISRPVETRSNDNEYPDYKRIIKKGSDGTSRSIVEVTYTDYVETYRTDPAVEVIKKPTPKIIEQGTRLRPTGFVTGVEKVQDEGWFGWNKGKFHIKGDYVASSEITLIVNDRVVDVTRVNDEGHFGFKYITVKNEDRIAIGTNDGRSWFWEPPKTTRVSEKYIFNDVDVSLLSEYDSIHDSVK